The Microlunatus antarcticus genome window below encodes:
- a CDS encoding ABC transporter permease — translation MTATATAPAPAAPPEARQGSPVLDWLKSQYALYILVALLLVATITRGSIFWGGTNLTNLLLQMSIIGVVTLAELIVVLTGGIDISVGSALGLAAVIAAGLFGGPSVFLGLVVAIIIGGIVGAVNGWLVAFRGLEPFIVTLGMLALARGLVYAYGNGIPINPTAASSYATLGQTTIIGIPLLAIIWLVMVALIAFLLYRTVWGRRVYAIGSNIEAARSSGIPVKTTLWSVYILAGLLVGLGGWMFLGRFASGTSTAGNLLELEAIAAVVIGGARLSGGYGKVFGAVVGTIIFAVIANLLSLLNVSTFLQDAFRGALILVAVTLATIQFSRKRRTTAPAAK, via the coding sequence ATGACCGCCACGGCAACAGCCCCGGCCCCGGCAGCCCCGCCGGAGGCCCGCCAGGGGAGCCCGGTGCTCGACTGGCTCAAGAGCCAGTACGCCCTCTACATCCTGGTCGCGCTGCTGCTGGTGGCGACCATCACCCGCGGCTCGATCTTCTGGGGCGGCACCAACCTCACCAACCTGCTGCTGCAGATGTCGATCATCGGCGTGGTCACCCTCGCCGAGCTGATCGTCGTCCTCACGGGCGGCATCGACATCAGCGTGGGCTCCGCCCTCGGCCTCGCCGCGGTCATCGCGGCCGGCCTCTTCGGCGGTCCCTCGGTCTTCCTCGGCCTCGTCGTCGCCATCATCATCGGCGGCATCGTCGGCGCGGTGAACGGCTGGCTGGTCGCCTTCCGCGGTCTCGAGCCCTTCATCGTCACCCTGGGCATGCTGGCCCTCGCCCGGGGCCTCGTCTACGCGTACGGCAACGGGATCCCGATCAACCCGACCGCGGCCTCGAGCTACGCCACGCTGGGCCAGACCACGATCATCGGCATCCCGCTGCTGGCGATCATCTGGCTGGTCATGGTGGCGCTGATCGCCTTCCTGCTCTACCGCACTGTCTGGGGCCGTCGCGTCTACGCCATCGGCAGCAACATCGAGGCCGCCCGCAGCTCGGGCATCCCGGTCAAGACCACCCTCTGGTCGGTCTACATCCTCGCGGGCCTGCTCGTCGGGCTCGGCGGCTGGATGTTCCTCGGCCGCTTCGCCAGCGGCACCTCGACCGCCGGCAACCTGCTGGAGCTCGAGGCCATCGCCGCGGTCGTCATCGGCGGGGCCCGCCTCTCCGGCGGCTACGGCAAGGTGTTCGGCGCCGTCGTCGGAACGATCATCTTCGCCGTCATCGCCAACCTGCTGTCGCTGCTGAACGTCTCGACGTTCCTCCAGGACGCCTTCCGCGGCGCCCTGATCCTGGTCGCCGTCACGCTCGCCACCATCCAGTTCAGCCGCAAGCGCCGGACCACCGCGCCGGCGGCGAAGTGA
- a CDS encoding sugar ABC transporter substrate-binding protein yields the protein MRTTLKSRTLRSRAVRAAAVASGGALMVAMSACGQIYPSSTPAQGPAGGVQPDVSKVVIGFAQQQLQAPYFAAMQVQSEDIAKQKGFKLLFQAANKDPAIQLNQMQAMMAQGANVLVVNATSVKGQKEMMTQVASKIPVIYIDTGVPGTGTTSVSSDNLTIGRESGKLTAKRFLGLGKKSIKMVILTGPATDEFVGPNRRQGFLDGLKEGGLAYEIKGEQSGDYAQDKGQVAAENMLAANPDTDLVLGLNDSMALGGYNVVNGQEKYKNVYVAASADGQKEALALIKSGGCDGRYISTGLNSPSLAAEQALGIAVDIATGAKKPSDFPAESFTKAVGIGCDNIDEYYDPKSIF from the coding sequence ATGAGAACCACGCTCAAGTCCCGCACCCTCCGGTCGCGGGCGGTTCGCGCCGCCGCCGTCGCCAGCGGCGGCGCCCTGATGGTCGCCATGAGCGCCTGCGGCCAGATCTACCCGTCGTCGACGCCCGCACAGGGACCCGCCGGCGGGGTGCAGCCCGACGTGTCGAAGGTCGTCATCGGCTTCGCCCAGCAGCAGCTGCAGGCGCCGTACTTCGCCGCCATGCAGGTGCAGTCCGAGGACATCGCCAAGCAGAAGGGCTTCAAGCTGCTCTTCCAGGCGGCGAACAAGGATCCCGCGATCCAGCTCAACCAGATGCAGGCGATGATGGCGCAGGGCGCGAACGTCCTGGTCGTCAACGCCACGAGCGTCAAGGGCCAGAAGGAGATGATGACCCAGGTTGCCTCCAAGATCCCCGTGATCTACATCGACACGGGTGTCCCCGGCACCGGGACCACGAGCGTCTCCTCCGACAACCTGACCATCGGGCGGGAGTCCGGCAAGCTCACGGCCAAGCGGTTCCTGGGCCTGGGCAAGAAGTCGATCAAGATGGTCATCCTCACCGGCCCGGCGACCGACGAGTTCGTCGGCCCGAACCGGCGGCAGGGCTTCCTCGACGGGCTCAAGGAGGGTGGCCTGGCGTACGAGATCAAGGGCGAGCAGTCCGGTGACTACGCCCAGGACAAGGGGCAGGTCGCCGCGGAGAACATGCTCGCGGCCAACCCGGACACCGACCTCGTGCTCGGCCTGAACGACTCGATGGCCCTCGGCGGCTACAACGTCGTCAACGGCCAGGAGAAGTACAAGAACGTGTACGTCGCGGCGTCGGCCGACGGGCAGAAGGAGGCGTTGGCCCTCATCAAGTCCGGGGGCTGCGACGGCCGCTACATCTCCACCGGCCTGAACTCGCCGTCGCTCGCCGCCGAGCAGGCGCTGGGGATCGCGGTCGACATCGCCACGGGGGCGAAGAAGCCGTCCGACTTCCCGGCGGAGTCCTTCACGAAGGCGGTCGGGATCGGCTGCGACAACATCGACGAGTACTACGACCCGAAATCTATCTTCTGA
- a CDS encoding alpha-L-arabinofuranosidase C-terminal domain-containing protein has translation MTAVASVDVSLDAPPTTYAREVFGHFVEHFHRQVYGGIFSPGSPLSDEQGFRADVVEALRELAPPVVRWPGGCFVSSYHWLDGVGPDRRPHYDLAWRVTDPNTFGTAEFVAWCRAIGAEPYVCTNAGTGTAKEMSDWVEYCNLPAGSGRWADLRAEHGSPDPFDVRFWSIGNENYGDWEMGAKTPAEWASLVRESAKMIRHVDEDVSLLTAARADLGWTLPLLTAAGSNLDLISIHGYWDVLNLVEAPSDYLTAVGRSLGPQSDIERTRDILGAAGLAERVGIAFDEWNLRGWHHPDGDRPELIAARDLNDVNSTYTMADALFSASFLNACLRHGDVVKMANIAPTVNTRGPLYVHPTGLVRRTTFHVLAMYAHLLGGRVLASTALADGLTGADVPVIDHLATVDEAGTRLSLVLVNRDPTAAVACDVRLGGHVLDGAYDATVLDGPSADAYNDVDHPGTVVPRPVTVGVHAGRTSLPPHSLTVVHVDLPLAHGAGEVGLRPTDGAAWHATPRGWYRTPSSH, from the coding sequence ATGACCGCGGTCGCCTCGGTCGACGTCAGCCTGGACGCACCGCCCACGACCTACGCGCGGGAGGTGTTCGGCCACTTCGTCGAGCACTTCCACCGCCAGGTCTACGGCGGCATCTTCTCCCCCGGCTCGCCGCTCAGCGACGAGCAGGGCTTCCGGGCCGACGTCGTCGAGGCGCTCCGCGAGCTCGCGCCACCGGTCGTGCGGTGGCCGGGCGGCTGCTTCGTCTCGAGCTACCACTGGCTCGACGGCGTCGGGCCGGACCGCCGGCCGCACTACGACCTCGCCTGGCGGGTGACCGACCCCAACACCTTCGGCACCGCCGAGTTCGTCGCCTGGTGCCGGGCGATCGGGGCCGAGCCGTACGTCTGCACCAACGCCGGGACGGGCACGGCGAAGGAGATGAGCGACTGGGTCGAGTACTGCAACCTGCCCGCCGGCAGCGGCCGCTGGGCCGACCTCCGCGCCGAGCACGGCTCGCCCGACCCCTTCGACGTGCGCTTCTGGAGCATCGGCAACGAGAACTACGGCGACTGGGAGATGGGGGCCAAGACCCCGGCCGAGTGGGCCAGCCTCGTCCGGGAGTCAGCCAAGATGATCCGCCACGTGGACGAGGACGTGTCCCTGCTGACCGCCGCGCGCGCCGACCTCGGCTGGACCCTGCCGCTGCTGACCGCGGCCGGGTCGAACCTCGACCTGATCTCGATCCACGGCTACTGGGACGTCCTCAACCTGGTGGAGGCGCCGTCGGACTACCTCACCGCGGTCGGCCGCTCGCTCGGCCCGCAGTCCGACATCGAGCGCACCCGCGACATCCTCGGCGCCGCCGGCCTGGCCGAGCGGGTCGGCATCGCCTTCGACGAGTGGAACCTGCGGGGCTGGCACCACCCGGACGGCGACCGCCCCGAGCTGATCGCCGCGCGCGACCTCAACGACGTCAACAGCACCTACACGATGGCCGACGCGCTCTTCTCGGCGAGCTTCCTCAACGCCTGCCTGCGCCACGGCGACGTGGTCAAGATGGCCAACATCGCGCCCACGGTCAACACCCGCGGCCCCCTCTACGTCCACCCCACCGGTCTGGTGCGCCGGACGACCTTCCACGTGCTGGCGATGTACGCGCACCTGCTGGGCGGGCGGGTGCTGGCCAGCACCGCGCTCGCGGACGGACTCACGGGCGCCGACGTGCCGGTGATCGACCACCTGGCCACGGTCGACGAGGCCGGCACCCGCCTCTCGCTCGTGCTGGTCAACCGCGACCCCACGGCGGCGGTCGCCTGCGACGTCCGCCTCGGCGGTCACGTCCTGGACGGCGCGTACGACGCGACCGTGCTCGACGGCCCGTCGGCCGACGCGTACAACGACGTGGACCACCCGGGGACGGTCGTCCCCCGCCCCGTGACCGTCGGCGTCCACGCGGGTCGGACGTCGCTCCCGCCGCACTCGCTGACCGTGGTGCACGTCGACCTCCCCCTCGCGCACGGCGCGGGCGAGGTCGGCCTCCGCCCCACGGACGGCGCAGCCTGGCACGCGACACCCCGCGGCTGGTACCGCACGCCGTCCAGCCACTAG
- the arfA gene encoding arabinosylfuranosidase ArfA, which produces MPSADLTLDPHFTVGEVNRRLFGSFVEHLGRCVYDGIYEPGHPSADPEGFRTDVMELVRELGVSAIRYPGGNFVSGFRWEDSVGPRDERPARLDLAWHSLENNQVGLDEFAGWLEKVGSELMYAVNLGTRGVLEAVDVLEYANIRSGTALSDARIKNGRVDPHRIKMWCLGNEMDGPWQLGHRNAEDYGKIASQTAKAMRQLDPDLELVVCGSSNAQMPTFGSWEHTVLRHTYDDVDYISCHAYYEERDGDAASFLACATNMDHFIESVVATADTVRAELGRTKRINISFDEWNVWYNTRFHAEEQITDIERWPTAPRLLEDAYSVIDAVVVGNLLISLLKHADRVTAASLAQLVNVIAPIMTEPGGPAWRQTTFFPFAITSRLAVGNALEVRLTSDTYETKAYGEVPLVDAVATHDPSTGRAAIFLVNRSLDASTTVTVDVSHLGAVDVLETHTLADDDIYAANTLADRERVGVAPNPTAKVTDGRLTVELPRVSWTAVALG; this is translated from the coding sequence ATGCCCTCCGCAGACCTCACGCTCGACCCGCACTTCACCGTCGGCGAGGTGAACCGACGCCTCTTCGGCTCCTTCGTGGAGCACCTCGGCCGCTGCGTCTACGACGGCATCTACGAGCCCGGCCACCCCAGCGCCGACCCGGAGGGCTTTCGCACCGACGTCATGGAGCTCGTCCGCGAGCTGGGGGTGTCGGCCATCCGCTACCCCGGCGGCAACTTCGTCTCCGGCTTCCGCTGGGAGGACTCCGTCGGTCCGCGCGACGAGCGGCCCGCCCGCCTCGACCTGGCCTGGCACTCGCTGGAGAACAACCAGGTGGGCCTCGACGAGTTCGCCGGCTGGCTGGAGAAGGTCGGCAGCGAGCTGATGTACGCGGTCAACCTCGGCACCCGCGGCGTGCTGGAGGCCGTCGACGTGCTCGAGTACGCGAACATCCGCTCGGGCACCGCGCTCTCGGACGCCCGCATCAAGAACGGTCGCGTCGACCCGCACCGCATCAAGATGTGGTGCCTCGGCAACGAGATGGACGGCCCCTGGCAGCTCGGCCACCGCAACGCCGAGGACTACGGCAAGATCGCGTCGCAGACGGCCAAGGCCATGCGCCAGCTCGACCCCGACCTCGAGCTCGTCGTGTGCGGCAGCTCCAACGCTCAGATGCCGACCTTCGGGTCGTGGGAGCACACGGTCCTGCGCCACACGTACGACGACGTCGACTACATCTCCTGCCACGCCTACTACGAGGAGCGCGACGGCGACGCCGCGAGCTTCCTCGCCTGCGCGACGAACATGGACCACTTCATCGAGTCGGTCGTCGCGACCGCCGACACCGTGCGCGCCGAGCTCGGGCGCACGAAGCGGATCAACATCTCCTTCGACGAGTGGAACGTCTGGTACAACACCCGCTTCCACGCCGAGGAGCAGATCACCGACATCGAGCGCTGGCCGACCGCGCCGCGGCTGCTCGAGGACGCGTACTCGGTCATCGACGCGGTCGTCGTCGGCAACCTGCTGATCTCGCTGCTCAAGCACGCCGACCGGGTGACCGCCGCGTCGCTGGCCCAGCTGGTCAACGTCATCGCCCCGATCATGACGGAGCCCGGCGGCCCGGCCTGGCGCCAGACGACGTTCTTCCCGTTCGCGATCACGTCGCGCCTCGCCGTCGGCAACGCGCTCGAGGTCCGGCTGACCTCCGACACGTACGAGACGAAGGCGTACGGCGAGGTCCCGCTGGTCGACGCCGTCGCCACGCACGACCCGAGCACCGGCCGGGCGGCGATCTTCCTCGTCAACCGCTCGCTGGACGCGTCGACCACGGTCACGGTCGACGTCAGCCACCTCGGGGCCGTCGACGTGCTGGAGACCCACACGCTGGCCGACGACGACATCTACGCGGCCAACACGCTCGCCGACCGGGAGCGGGTCGGGGTGGCGCCGAACCCGACCGCGAAGGTGACCGACGGCCGCCTGACCGTCGAGCTGCCGCGCGTGTCCTGGACGGCCGTCGCGCTCGGATGA
- a CDS encoding carbohydrate ABC transporter permease, translating into MTTTVPTAARRTSRSASAQSRVDAPRGPRQRTLLPHLFLAILVIYFLVPLWWLFVASTKDVQGLFGGAHGALWFDSRFALGSNLKELVTYNDGIYLRWIGNSLLYALVGGVGATVLAVLAGYGFAKFRFGGRRVMLAVLLGSVMVPLTALVIPTFVLFSNLNLTDTIWAVILPSLLNPFGVYLMQVYTTDAVPDELLDAARVDGAGEIMTFLRVAFPLLRPAVVTVLLLSVVGTWNNYFLPLAMLANTKLFPITVGLGLWQGQASANNGGGTSLWGLIITGSLVSVIPLVIAFLSLQKYWQGGLSLGALK; encoded by the coding sequence ATGACGACCACCGTCCCCACGGCCGCCCGGCGTACGTCCCGGTCCGCCTCGGCGCAGTCCCGGGTCGACGCCCCCCGGGGTCCCCGTCAGCGCACGCTGCTGCCGCACCTGTTCCTGGCGATCCTGGTGATCTACTTCCTCGTCCCGCTCTGGTGGCTCTTCGTGGCCAGCACCAAGGACGTGCAGGGGCTGTTCGGCGGGGCCCACGGCGCCCTGTGGTTCGACTCCCGGTTCGCCCTGGGCAGCAACCTGAAGGAGCTCGTCACCTACAACGACGGGATCTACCTGCGCTGGATCGGCAACTCGCTGCTCTACGCGCTCGTCGGCGGCGTCGGCGCGACGGTGCTCGCGGTGCTGGCCGGCTACGGCTTCGCCAAGTTCCGCTTCGGCGGCCGCCGCGTGATGCTCGCCGTGCTGCTCGGCTCGGTGATGGTGCCGCTCACCGCGCTGGTCATCCCGACCTTCGTGCTCTTCAGCAACCTCAACCTGACCGACACCATCTGGGCGGTGATCCTGCCGTCCCTGCTCAACCCGTTCGGGGTCTACCTGATGCAGGTCTACACGACCGACGCGGTGCCGGACGAGCTGCTCGACGCCGCCCGCGTCGACGGGGCCGGCGAGATCATGACGTTCCTGCGGGTGGCCTTCCCGCTGCTGCGCCCGGCCGTCGTCACGGTGCTGCTGCTGTCGGTCGTCGGCACCTGGAACAACTACTTCCTGCCCCTGGCCATGCTGGCCAACACCAAGCTGTTCCCGATCACCGTCGGGCTCGGGCTGTGGCAGGGCCAGGCCTCGGCCAACAACGGCGGCGGCACCTCCCTGTGGGGCCTGATCATCACCGGCTCGCTGGTCTCGGTCATCCCGCTCGTCATCGCCTTCCTCTCCCTGCAGAAGTACTGGCAGGGCGGGCTCTCGCTCGGCGCCCTCAAGTAG
- a CDS encoding carbohydrate ABC transporter permease, which translates to MAHATAVDVTSPDSTTRPRAGRGRRGLNERKRSRTGLLFVLPFAVVFLAFLVAPLLYAFYLSLYSKGLATGVVFAGLKNYTTAFTDPQFLKGVWFVVRFALVLIPVQMFVSLALALVLDGLTTRFSRFARLMIFLPYAIPAVIGALMWGFLYSPTFGPMQQIADLVGAQAPFLLDPDHVFGGLMNVVTWQWAGYYMIIIFAALRGIDASVYEAARIDGASSWQIAFRVKVPMISSALLLILVFALIGTLQFFTEPQALRLVSNGTITPDFTPNIYAFSQAFAYANFNYASAISFSLGIVVFIAVYVFLFLTRKRGSIS; encoded by the coding sequence ATGGCCCACGCCACCGCCGTCGACGTGACGTCGCCGGACTCCACCACCCGGCCCCGCGCGGGCCGCGGACGCCGCGGGCTGAACGAGCGCAAGCGCTCGCGCACCGGCCTGCTCTTCGTCCTCCCCTTCGCCGTGGTCTTCCTCGCCTTCCTGGTCGCACCGCTGCTCTACGCGTTCTACCTCAGCCTCTACAGCAAGGGCCTCGCCACCGGCGTCGTCTTCGCCGGGCTGAAGAACTACACGACCGCCTTCACCGACCCGCAGTTCCTCAAGGGCGTCTGGTTCGTCGTGCGCTTCGCGCTGGTGCTCATCCCGGTGCAGATGTTCGTCTCGCTCGCGCTGGCCCTCGTGCTGGACGGCCTGACCACGCGCTTCTCGCGCTTCGCCCGGCTGATGATCTTCCTGCCGTACGCGATCCCCGCCGTGATCGGCGCCCTGATGTGGGGCTTCCTCTACAGCCCCACCTTCGGGCCGATGCAGCAGATCGCCGACCTCGTCGGCGCGCAGGCCCCGTTCCTGCTCGACCCCGACCACGTGTTCGGCGGGCTGATGAACGTCGTCACCTGGCAGTGGGCCGGCTACTACATGATCATCATCTTCGCCGCGCTGCGCGGGATCGACGCCTCCGTCTACGAGGCCGCCCGCATCGACGGGGCGAGCTCCTGGCAGATCGCGTTCCGCGTCAAGGTGCCGATGATCTCCTCGGCGCTGCTGCTGATCCTGGTCTTCGCCCTGATCGGCACGCTGCAGTTCTTCACCGAGCCGCAGGCGCTGCGGCTGGTGAGCAACGGCACCATCACGCCGGACTTCACCCCGAACATCTACGCCTTCAGCCAGGCCTTCGCGTACGCCAACTTCAACTACGCCTCGGCCATCAGCTTCTCGCTGGGCATCGTGGTCTTCATCGCGGTGTACGTCTTCCTCTTCCTCACTCGCAAGCGCGGGAGCATCTCATGA
- a CDS encoding ABC transporter substrate-binding protein: MRKSILAGASGVALVLALSACATSANNSGGGASAPAAEESGTSPKLTDCTNKMKNDAPQVSVWGWYPNMATVVDNFNAGHTDVQICWNNVGQGQDEYTKVQTAISAKKGLPDVVMLEADHLSSYSIQDALVDLVPYGANDVKPSFSEGAWKDVSSGDKVYAIPVDGGPMGLIYRTDVFKKYDVTPPKTWAEFADSAAKVKAAGGPLFGDLGSNVPAAFMALQIQKGAVPFGYDPANPQALTVKLNDQASKDVLNYWADLSNKGLVGKQDQFTTDYISGVVGGKYATYTSAAWAPGYLTGAGVGKGDSKGVWAVAPLPQWDEANPVSVNWGGSAFAVTTQATDKKLAAVVAKGIYADPASLEDGWKKQVIFPLNKSVLDSTEFAENKTDFFSGQQANKEVYLPAEGAYKGVVYAPITTYYYAQFQAELAKINSGKVTGDQAADELQANIVKYAESQGFKVTQ; the protein is encoded by the coding sequence ATGCGGAAGTCCATCCTCGCCGGCGCCTCGGGCGTCGCCCTGGTCCTGGCGCTGTCGGCCTGCGCCACCAGCGCGAACAACTCCGGCGGCGGCGCCAGCGCGCCGGCCGCGGAGGAGTCGGGGACGAGCCCCAAGCTCACCGACTGCACCAACAAGATGAAGAACGACGCGCCCCAGGTGTCGGTCTGGGGCTGGTACCCCAACATGGCCACCGTCGTCGACAACTTCAACGCCGGCCACACCGACGTCCAGATCTGCTGGAACAACGTCGGCCAGGGCCAGGACGAGTACACGAAGGTCCAGACGGCCATCTCGGCGAAGAAGGGCCTGCCCGACGTCGTCATGCTCGAGGCCGACCACCTGTCGAGCTACTCGATCCAGGACGCGCTCGTCGACCTCGTCCCGTACGGCGCCAACGACGTCAAGCCCAGCTTCAGCGAGGGGGCCTGGAAGGACGTCTCCTCCGGCGACAAGGTCTACGCGATCCCGGTCGACGGCGGGCCGATGGGCCTGATCTACCGCACCGACGTCTTCAAGAAGTACGACGTCACCCCGCCGAAGACGTGGGCCGAGTTCGCCGACAGCGCGGCCAAGGTCAAGGCTGCCGGCGGGCCGCTCTTCGGCGACCTGGGGTCGAACGTCCCCGCCGCCTTCATGGCCCTGCAGATCCAGAAGGGCGCGGTGCCCTTCGGCTACGACCCGGCCAACCCGCAGGCGCTCACGGTCAAGCTCAACGACCAGGCGTCGAAGGACGTGCTCAACTACTGGGCCGACCTCTCGAACAAGGGTCTGGTCGGCAAGCAGGACCAGTTCACGACCGACTACATCTCCGGCGTGGTCGGCGGCAAGTACGCGACCTACACCTCCGCCGCGTGGGCGCCCGGCTACCTGACCGGCGCCGGCGTCGGCAAGGGCGACTCCAAGGGCGTCTGGGCGGTCGCCCCGCTCCCGCAGTGGGACGAGGCCAACCCGGTCTCGGTGAACTGGGGCGGCTCGGCCTTCGCGGTCACCACCCAGGCCACGGACAAGAAGCTCGCGGCCGTCGTGGCCAAGGGCATCTACGCCGACCCGGCCTCGCTCGAGGACGGCTGGAAGAAGCAGGTCATCTTCCCGCTCAACAAGAGCGTCCTCGACAGCACCGAGTTCGCCGAGAACAAGACCGACTTCTTCAGCGGCCAGCAGGCCAACAAGGAGGTCTACCTCCCCGCGGAGGGCGCGTACAAGGGCGTCGTCTACGCCCCGATCACGACGTACTACTACGCGCAGTTCCAGGCCGAGCTCGCCAAGATCAACTCCGGCAAGGTCACGGGTGACCAGGCGGCCGACGAGCTCCAGGCGAACATCGTGAAGTACGCCGAGAGCCAGGGCTTCAAGGTCACGCAGTAG
- a CDS encoding LacI family DNA-binding transcriptional regulator, whose amino-acid sequence MTPTIHDVARLAEVSIKTVSNVLNDYPHIRPTTRQRVLDAISALDYTPNLTARGLRSGRTGLVSLIIPDLRNAYFAELADIVVRAAEAQGLSVMIAQSNGNRERELSLLTGPRMQMVDGILFSALGLSAADNDLLARIKTPMVLLGERILDGPKDHVTMRNVEGAQAATEHLLSIGRRRILAFGADPEQGLGSARLRLDGYRRALAGAGVDEDPELVVQVVGWYRSTGAESMRRLLERGVAFDGVVAFNDLIALGAMRVLQEAGRNIPSDVAVIGFDDVDETRYTLPTLSTIDPGREEIVEVALRWLTERITGSAADLPPRDHLTAFRVLQRESTTPR is encoded by the coding sequence ATGACGCCGACGATCCACGACGTCGCCCGGCTCGCCGAGGTGTCGATCAAGACCGTGTCGAACGTGCTCAACGACTACCCGCACATCCGTCCGACGACCCGGCAGCGGGTGCTCGACGCCATCTCGGCCCTGGACTACACCCCGAACCTCACGGCGCGAGGCCTGCGCTCGGGGCGGACCGGGCTGGTCAGCCTGATCATCCCCGACCTGCGGAACGCCTACTTCGCCGAGCTCGCCGACATCGTCGTGCGCGCCGCGGAGGCCCAGGGGCTGTCGGTGATGATCGCGCAGTCCAACGGCAACCGCGAGCGGGAGCTCAGCCTGCTGACCGGCCCACGCATGCAGATGGTGGACGGGATCCTGTTCAGCGCGCTGGGGCTCAGCGCCGCGGACAACGACCTGCTGGCCCGCATCAAGACCCCGATGGTGCTGCTCGGCGAACGCATCCTCGACGGCCCCAAGGACCACGTCACGATGCGCAACGTCGAGGGCGCGCAGGCCGCGACCGAGCACCTGCTCTCCATCGGGCGCCGGCGCATCCTGGCCTTCGGCGCCGACCCCGAGCAGGGCCTCGGCTCGGCGCGCCTCCGGCTCGACGGCTACCGGCGGGCGCTGGCGGGCGCCGGCGTCGACGAGGACCCGGAGCTGGTCGTCCAGGTCGTCGGCTGGTACCGCAGCACGGGCGCCGAGAGCATGCGCCGGCTGCTCGAGCGCGGCGTCGCGTTCGACGGCGTCGTCGCCTTCAACGACCTGATCGCCCTCGGGGCCATGCGCGTGCTGCAGGAGGCCGGGCGGAACATCCCGTCCGACGTGGCCGTCATCGGCTTCGACGACGTCGACGAGACCCGCTACACGCTCCCCACCCTGTCGACCATCGACCCCGGCCGCGAGGAGATCGTCGAGGTCGCCCTGCGCTGGCTGACCGAGCGCATCACCGGGTCGGCCGCCGACCTGCCGCCCCGCGACCACCTGACGGCCTTCCGGGTCCTGCAGCGCGAGTCCACAACACCCCGGTAA
- a CDS encoding ThuA domain-containing protein, with product MDEPIRVTVWNENFHETSERDGAAMAERYPEGIHGAIARGLGDQLGDRVVTRTATLDQPEHGLTEEVLEQTDVLTWWAHMRHDAVDDAVVQRVQDRVLSGMGLLVLHSGHFSKIFKRLMGTSCSLAWRSADDAELVWTVAPGHPIAEGVPHPIRIPEQEMYGEYFDIPAPDELVFLSTFSGGEVFRSGCTFRRGRGRIFYFSPGDQDFGVYHHPDIQRVLANAVRWAAPEQRSGREAPGLVNRKVPDFVGATPNAEVAR from the coding sequence ATGGACGAACCGATCAGAGTGACCGTGTGGAACGAGAACTTCCACGAGACGAGCGAGCGGGACGGCGCCGCGATGGCCGAGCGCTACCCCGAGGGGATCCACGGAGCGATCGCGCGTGGGCTGGGCGACCAGCTGGGCGACCGGGTGGTCACCCGGACCGCGACGCTGGACCAGCCCGAGCACGGGCTGACCGAGGAGGTGCTCGAGCAGACCGACGTGCTGACGTGGTGGGCCCACATGCGCCACGACGCCGTCGACGACGCCGTCGTGCAGCGCGTCCAGGACCGCGTGCTCTCCGGGATGGGCCTGCTCGTGCTGCACTCCGGGCACTTCTCCAAGATCTTCAAGCGCCTGATGGGCACCTCGTGCTCCCTGGCCTGGCGCAGCGCGGACGACGCCGAGCTGGTGTGGACGGTCGCCCCCGGGCACCCGATTGCCGAGGGGGTCCCGCACCCCATCCGGATCCCCGAGCAGGAGATGTACGGCGAGTACTTCGACATCCCGGCGCCCGACGAGCTCGTCTTCCTCTCCACCTTCTCCGGCGGCGAGGTGTTCCGCTCCGGCTGCACGTTCCGTCGGGGCCGCGGGCGGATCTTCTACTTCTCGCCCGGCGACCAGGACTTCGGGGTCTACCACCACCCCGACATCCAGCGCGTGCTGGCCAACGCGGTCCGGTGGGCGGCGCCCGAGCAGCGCAGCGGCCGCGAGGCGCCCGGTCTGGTGAACCGGAAGGTGCCCGACTTCGTGGGTGCCACGCCGAACGCGGAGGTCGCCCGATGA